The following DNA comes from Hordeum vulgare subsp. vulgare chromosome 3H, MorexV3_pseudomolecules_assembly, whole genome shotgun sequence.
ggactttggagttggagggcttctacatcaacatcatcgcccctccaatgactcgtgagtagttcacttcagacctatgggtccgtagttagtagctagatggcttcttctctctcttggatcttcaatacaaagttctccatgatcttcatggagatctatccgatgtaatcctctttggcggtgtgtttgtcgagatccgatgaattgtggatttgtgatcagattgtctatgatatatatttgagtctctgctgatttcttatatgcatgatttgatatccttgtaagtctctccgagtcttgggttttgtttggccaactagatctatgattcttgcaatgggagaagtgcttggttttgggttcttaccatgtggtgacctttcccagtgacagtaggggcagcaaggcacacatcgtgtagttgctatcaagggtaacaaggttggctttgtcgtagatatgagattgtccatctacatcatgtcatcttgcttaaggcgttactctgttcttttggacttaatacactagatggatgctggatagcggtcgacgtgtggagtaatagtagtagatgcagaaagtatcggtctacttgttttggacgtgatgcctatagatataatcattgccatagatgacgtcatgacattgcgcggttctatcaattgctcgacagtaatttgttcacccaccgtctacttgctttcatgagagaagtcactagtaaacactacgcccccgggtctattcacacctatcgtttccactttcgcttttactttgctttgttactttgttgctttcagttctcacttggcgaaaaatatataagggattggcaaccccttcatagcgttgggagcaagctttttgtgtttgtgtaggcacttgtgatacttcttcactggatcgataccttggttctcaaaactgagggaaatacttaccaccgctgcgctacatcaccctttccgcttcgagggaacaccaatgcaaggctccaagaccacggggaaatcctttgcatatttgcctaggaagtccctaaaggcgtagctgtagcagaaggattccttgtgccgttgctgaggagaatcaagacgtctcccgtcagcacgtatttctggcgccgttggaaggtcttttgttgcagtagcagccagccgctcaggcccaggtgcacaggtacccgggtgctagccgcagagggttcgacaccagagccgaagcggaaagtagtaacttgaggtggacactccagcatgagcaggggcgggaccgccggtactacatagtcgcgctcttcctcatgctgatcgctcttctcttctacatcatgttgtagatagagatgatgaaacttgtgggtgtgccatgaccatgcagttgcacttattcgagacatgacatgatcgcacttatgtatcgcaattttcgagattatgtgatgatattttgtgttgaatgatgatgatgatgatggtatgacgagactattgtatttctatgatatgtgagaatggtgtatgtttaatatgatgtgatgaaactattgtatggaATCTatataaatacatcacaaatacgtagagggtgcaaATCTGTGAAAGTAGTAAAAGTTAGAAGTAGCACTggtaaatacttaccagtagcgctgcttaGCAGCAGCGCTTACTATGGGAAAGtgctactactatagttagcagtagcTGTGGACTgggaagcgctactactaacactaCTTATTAGTAGCACTcccataccagcgctactactagtgtttagctgtagcgcggtagcagtagcgcttggcccAGCGCTATTGCTACgcatatttccagcgctactactagggttttccctagtagtgtcacGGGCGTTTCCATCTGTGGTGGGGCGAGTCCGTTGGTAGATTCGATCCCGGCCCCGAAGTGGATGACGCCGAAGGGGGCCGAGACGAAGGTGTGCGCCTCCTCTGCGGTCACCTTGGTGCGCATCGTCATAGGTAAGTAGCCGGGCAGGCGGTGACTCGGGCCCGCATCCTCGGTAGCGGGCGTCGGCATGCGTGGAGGCAGCAAGTGCGCCGGCGGAGCACTGGTTGGAGGCGGGTCTTCTGCTGTGGATGCGGCGGCGTCCGCGTGCAGCATCGGGGCGGCAAGGCCGACGAGCAGCCATGGGTCAAGACCGACGAGGGCATGCGTGGTGGTGCCAATGCCGATGGGAGCTCCCTGGGCAGCGTTCTCTTTGGCGTGCTGGCCACCCGTGGCATGTCGAGGTGCGCGGTAACCGCCCCCAGGCGACACCACCAACGACACCCCGGCCGCAACCAGCGGCACTCAGTCCGCGTCCAGGGGCAGCACGACACCGATGAGTAGGAAACGACTCTAACGTTTGTCCTCACTGATAAGGCGGAGGAAAAAGGAAGTGAGGGACGACATCTCACCGGCGGCGAGCGCtccttcccttctctctttctctgttGCTACTCCTCTCTTCAGGTAGTTCTACATGCTCATAACGTGTTTTATATTGAAATGGAAATCTATGTCTTATTGATCCAAAGGAAGAAGCATATATACAGGGGAGGAGACGCGACTACTCAAGGAGGCGTCGGTTCCAACTAGTGGGACGAGGCATCAGTTGCAGGAGTACAATCGTACACCCATCATGGGCAAAGGGAGATTTCCCGTAATTACAATATGTAATTAATCTTAACAGAACCATCTTGTTCCCATTTCTCTTCACCATCGTATGAAGATCTCAGCCGCCATGGTTGGCCTCCTTGGTAGTGATTTCTCAAGTGATGCGAGGGGTGCTGCGAGGGCGGTGGTTCGGTTGCAAGGGCAACCGTAGCTCAGGCGATGTTGTGACGGTGCCGCCGTGCTGCGTGCGGTGTTGCAACGGCGCCGCCGTGCTTCAAGGCGGTGTTGTGACGGCGTCGCCATGCTGTGAGCCAGTGCTGCGACGACGTTATGCGAATTGGGCTGCCAATGTTGTGACGAGGTCGTCGTGTTGCGAGCCGTTGTGGCGAGGTCGTCGTGTTGCAAGCCGCTGGGAACGAGTCGTCGTGCTGCGAAgggcactactagaaaaacggctatagctaatatggacattaatgtcgcaccatgtatgtggcgcgccactgctatatagcaatggcgcaccagatATAAGTGCGTCATTAATggtcatattactaatggcgcacctggtgtgtggtgcgccattactagttttgtcctggccccacaccctttccaGACTTAGCAGTGACGCACCAGGAGAAAGTGAGCCATTACTAATTTTAACTAGTAATGTCGCACCAaacccacggtgcgccactattaacagaaagaattcaatttttttttcaaaactagtaatgaCGCATCACACACCAGGTGCATCATTAGTAACCCTGATTACCAATGACGCATTCTTAGGAGGTGCGCCACTGATAACCTGAGAGCGGCTAGATATTTTTGGCAGCCACCTGCcatactcactttccccacttcattctctccaccttgaACCCGAACCCTAGTCTAAACCCTAGTTGAATCCCCTCCCCCACTGCGTCGATTCGCCTCGATCCGGCGTGAATCCCCTTCCCGTTCCCACGGCAGCGGATCCTCACCCGATTTACGGCTCGCCGTCACCCCGCTGCGACCTTGTCCCGCAACCCCGCCATGGCTACGGTGCGCTTCTCTTCCCCTTGTGAAATGGCCAACTATTGTACGTAGTCGTAGCATTGCATCTTGGCGACAGCCCTCCTCTGATTCGTTTCTTTCACAAATGGCAGGATACATTTCGGATCAACTGACTGCAATCGCGGATCCCCTTCTCCGCTCCGCACAAGGGGAAGAGCATAATCCAAGCTGCCGTGCGTAGATCCACAATGGCGGAACCGGCAGGCTGGTCCGCGCTCCCGTCCGATCTGCTCAACCGCGTCGCAGACCGCCTCCTCGCCACCAACGACGTCGACTACTACATGGACCTCCGCACAGTGTGCAGCCCCTCGAGCCGCGCCACCGACGACCCCAAGAACATCCCGGATCCCCGGTTCCGCCCGAGCCAGTGGATAGTGATCGACGAGGTCATTCGCACGACCTGCATCAACTTCCAGCGCCACACGCCCCTCCTGGTTAACACCGCCACAGGCCGCGCACTCCGCGAGTACCTGCCGATGCTCCGCAACTACTATGTCATTGCCACTACACACGGCAGCTTCTTCGTCCTCGCGGACAGGAAGCCCCCTCGCGCCGCGTGCGTCCTCAACCCGTTCACCGGCTACCTTGTCCGTTTTGCGGCGCCCATGGTCCCCGACATGGGTGCTCCTGCTGCCGCTCTCGTTGGTTCTACACTCGTCTTGATTTACGATGAATATGTACAATGTACATGGCTGATCCTGGCAGCGGATGTTTCACTGAGTTTCAGGACTGGTATCCTGACAGTGGATGTTTCGACGAGTCTCGGGACTGGTATGCTCATAAGAAGCCGGGCTTCTTAGGATTTATCTACAGTGGTGTTGATTTGGGCGACAAGATCCACGGTCTGATGAGTTCGTTCGGTGTTCACCCAAATGAATTGTGCTATTAGTGCgttgcttttctcttccgatccttttgttgcatacttatatattgcttatatattatttgtgaattgctactaacgttttgtttgtctagtgcatagagatgttgtcgtatgtcgtgtacaagggtgaggttcccggagtctacgatcattgggagaagtgtcggagacaggttcatcgTTTCagtggtaacagttacaaaggatacaccactagggcggaggcgaAAGCTAGATACGCgctctatctagcgggagagagaagggagcggaggaggaaccggatgaagatcagtttcatcacggtgatgctcatcgtgaccgcaaccctcttctatgtgatggtagtttagataaaCTTTGTTCTAACTttttaatgtgaagacaaactcgctacaccGTTAACATGGTCAATCATTATACATTAAATAATACAAATCTGTAATTTAAGTAGTTTTGGAATTCTTGATTTTTATATCTAAATATAGTTACTCCTATATGATTTCTAGGCACCGCTACACCTTTTTTTTAGTACTTTCCTTGAttgccataatgtgtattaaactTACATTCAAGACACAGATATACCGAAGGGAGTATTAATGGCAGGCAATGAAATAAAATAATCCATTCAATAAATGCGTACCTTTTTCTGTGCAGGCAATTAACTGGCTGCTATCTTGCACCATATCATGTACGTATGTGTACATATTCCCATTCTCTATATCTTAGCCATTCACAGCACAAAACACACAGACCCCAAAGtgaattcttcttctttcttattagaCATACTGATGGCAAAAATTTCGCAGATGCTTGTCACCGTCATGTGCCTTCTGCTTATGTGCAGCGGCCTTCAAGTCCATGGTATGTTTATCATATCCATATCACTCTTACTATTCCATACAGATCTTATGATAGATGAACTGATTTCTTTGCATAAATAAACAAATTGGGTCTTGTTGTATCGATCCATCAGTTTAGGAGTTTCTGTGCATACTATTAAATCCGAATTCTCCTGCTATAGTTTAGCCGGAAGAAGTATAATTATGTATATGCTATACATGATGAACAGGAGGAGAGGACGCCAACATCAGAACTAGCAGCATCCCAGTACAGCCAGCAACAAGGGTTCTACCAGCAACATATTTTCCTCAGACAACCGTATCAAGACAGTGTGACCTATGCCACTGCAGCCATGATAACGAAAAAACTTTTTATACAACAATATGCTGTCAGGAGATAACTTGCAATGATCCTGCACATCCAAGAGCCACTTGTTTACTTCGCAGACTCTCATGCGGCTGTGACGAAA
Coding sequences within:
- the LOC123439403 gene encoding uncharacterized protein LOC123439403 gives rise to the protein MAEPAGWSALPSDLLNRVADRLLATNDVDYYMDLRTVCSPSSRATDDPKNIPDPRFRPSQWIVIDEVIRTTCINFQRHTPLLVNTATGRALREYLPMLRNYYVIATTHGSFFVLADRKPPRAACVLNPFTGYLVRFAAPMVPDMGAPAAALVGSTLVLIYDEYVQCTWLILAADVSLSFRTGILTVDVSTSLGTGMLIRSRAS